A window of the Parambassis ranga chromosome 17, fParRan2.1, whole genome shotgun sequence genome harbors these coding sequences:
- the LOC114450296 gene encoding solute carrier family 22 member 13-like isoform X1, translating to MMDFGEILRAIGDFGCFQKLIIFGLSLPHVILALSYSSFLFIQSDPERHCNTDWILRADPDLSTGEQLNLTLPREEDGSFSRCRMFVPVDWNISDIREHGLNETTGCRDGWVYTNSLYEATIVTDFDLVCEKANMAGVSQMVFMMGLLTGSFIFGPAANSYGRRRTTQLPVILLLIFPIAAGVSPNFSVYIVFQFIIGAAVGGYKMNSTLLATEWIGITRRSSASCLCQMFLAVGQCAIAGLVYVVPDWRKTQYIMGGAEACVFLYIWWIPESARWLLGQGRIKEANELIQKVAAINKKKIPDNLLGEVPEEQTVQSEGIRSILTSGVLMKYLLIMSFVWFSLSLGYFCLMLNVGGFGLNIFLVQFFFGFSELLASLVCLWVLELSGRKKCLMATLMTAGFLCLLTLAFPRDSAVVITILVIMGKFFFSWASSVCTIYIQELFPTSVRQSAVGLGYTAYRVGGLMSSVLNMLAVYHWSVPTTVFSSLAVVSGALVFLLPETSKKELPDSTSEAKGNRTISDGETEGNLAENNRKSTKL from the exons ATGATGGACTTTGGGGAGATTCTAAGAGCCATTGGAGACTTTGGTTGCTTCCAAAAGCTCATCATTTTTGGGCTATCCTTGCCACATGTCATACTAGCACTTTCCTACAGTAGTTTTCTCTTTATCCAGTCTGATCCAGAGCGACACTGTAACACAGACTGGATCCTCAGAGCTGATCCTGACCTGAGCACAGGCGAGCAGCTGAACCTGACTCTGCCCCGGGAGGAGGATGGGAGCTTCAGCAGGTGTCGGATGTTTGTACCTGTGGACTGGAACATCAGCGACATCAGGGAGCACGGACTCAACGAGACCACAGGGTGCCGGGACGGATGGGTGTACACCAACAGCCTGTATGAGGCCACCATAGTCACTGAC TTTGATCTGGTCTGTGAGAAGGCTAACATGGCTGGAGTTTCACAAATGGTCTTCATGATGGGTTTATTGACTGGTTCATTCATCTTTGGACCGGCAGCTAATTC GTATGGCCGCAGGAGAACCACTCAGCTTCCGGTTATCCTTTTGTTAATTTTCCCCATAGCAGCCGGTGTGTCTCCAAATTTCAGTGTTTACATTGTATTTCAGTTCATAATTGGAGCTGCAGTTGGAGGATATAAGATGAACTCCACTTTGCTTG CCACAGAGTGGATAGGCATCACTAGGAGGTCTTCTGCATCCTGTTTATGCCAAATGTTTTTAGCTGTGGGACAGTGTGCCATTGCTGGCCTGGTCTATGTTGTTCCTGACTGGAGGAAAACACAGTACATCATGGGAGGAGCAGAGgcctgtgtgttcctgtatatTTG GTGGATTCCTGAATCTGCCAGGTGGCTGCTGGGACAGGGAAGGATCAAAGAAGCTAATGAACTGATCCAGAAAGTCGCAGCaatcaataaaaagaaaattcCAGATAATCTGCTGGGTGAA GTACCAGAGGAACAGACAGTCCAAAGTGAAGGAATCAGAAGTATCCTTACCTCAGGAGTCCTGATGAAGTATTTGTTAATTATGTCTTTTGTGTG GTTTTCATTGAGTCTGGGCTACTTCTGCCTTATGCTGAATGTGGGTGGGTTTGGTCTGAACATCTTCctggttcagtttttttttgggtTTTCTGAGCTTCTAGCATCCCTCGTCTGTTTATGGGTGCTGGAGTTATCGGGGAGGAAAAAGTGTCTGATGGCAACCCTTATGACAGCCGGCTTTCTTTGCCTCTTGACCCTGGCTTTCCCTCGAG ACAGCGCTGTTGTCATCACCATCCTTGTAATAATGGGGAAGTTCTTTTTTAGCTGGGCTTCTTCAGTGTGTACGATCTATATTCAGGAGTTGTTCCCCACTTCTGTCAG ACAATCGGCTGTTGGCTTGGGCTACACAGCCTATAGAGTAGGAGGGCTGATGTCTTCGGTGCTGAACATGTTGGCCGTGTACCACTGGTCTGTACCCACCACAGTGTTCAGCAGCCTTGCTGTGGTCAGTGGGGCTCTTGTATTCCTGCTTCCTGAGACCAGTAAAAAGGAGCTTCCTGATTCAACCAGTGAGGCCAAAGGCAACAG GACTATAAGTGACGGGGAGACAGAAGGCAACTTGgctgaaaacaacagaaaatccaCCAAACTCTAA
- the LOC114450296 gene encoding solute carrier family 22 member 13-like isoform X2, protein MWDGSHNMESDPERHCNTDWILRADPDLSTGEQLNLTLPREEDGSFSRCRMFVPVDWNISDIREHGLNETTGCRDGWVYTNSLYEATIVTDFDLVCEKANMAGVSQMVFMMGLLTGSFIFGPAANSYGRRRTTQLPVILLLIFPIAAGVSPNFSVYIVFQFIIGAAVGGYKMNSTLLATEWIGITRRSSASCLCQMFLAVGQCAIAGLVYVVPDWRKTQYIMGGAEACVFLYIWWIPESARWLLGQGRIKEANELIQKVAAINKKKIPDNLLGEVPEEQTVQSEGIRSILTSGVLMKYLLIMSFVWFSLSLGYFCLMLNVGGFGLNIFLVQFFFGFSELLASLVCLWVLELSGRKKCLMATLMTAGFLCLLTLAFPRDSAVVITILVIMGKFFFSWASSVCTIYIQELFPTSVRQSAVGLGYTAYRVGGLMSSVLNMLAVYHWSVPTTVFSSLAVVSGALVFLLPETSKKELPDSTSEAKGNRTISDGETEGNLAENNRKSTKL, encoded by the exons ATGTGGGACGGCTCCCACAATATGGAG TCTGATCCAGAGCGACACTGTAACACAGACTGGATCCTCAGAGCTGATCCTGACCTGAGCACAGGCGAGCAGCTGAACCTGACTCTGCCCCGGGAGGAGGATGGGAGCTTCAGCAGGTGTCGGATGTTTGTACCTGTGGACTGGAACATCAGCGACATCAGGGAGCACGGACTCAACGAGACCACAGGGTGCCGGGACGGATGGGTGTACACCAACAGCCTGTATGAGGCCACCATAGTCACTGAC TTTGATCTGGTCTGTGAGAAGGCTAACATGGCTGGAGTTTCACAAATGGTCTTCATGATGGGTTTATTGACTGGTTCATTCATCTTTGGACCGGCAGCTAATTC GTATGGCCGCAGGAGAACCACTCAGCTTCCGGTTATCCTTTTGTTAATTTTCCCCATAGCAGCCGGTGTGTCTCCAAATTTCAGTGTTTACATTGTATTTCAGTTCATAATTGGAGCTGCAGTTGGAGGATATAAGATGAACTCCACTTTGCTTG CCACAGAGTGGATAGGCATCACTAGGAGGTCTTCTGCATCCTGTTTATGCCAAATGTTTTTAGCTGTGGGACAGTGTGCCATTGCTGGCCTGGTCTATGTTGTTCCTGACTGGAGGAAAACACAGTACATCATGGGAGGAGCAGAGgcctgtgtgttcctgtatatTTG GTGGATTCCTGAATCTGCCAGGTGGCTGCTGGGACAGGGAAGGATCAAAGAAGCTAATGAACTGATCCAGAAAGTCGCAGCaatcaataaaaagaaaattcCAGATAATCTGCTGGGTGAA GTACCAGAGGAACAGACAGTCCAAAGTGAAGGAATCAGAAGTATCCTTACCTCAGGAGTCCTGATGAAGTATTTGTTAATTATGTCTTTTGTGTG GTTTTCATTGAGTCTGGGCTACTTCTGCCTTATGCTGAATGTGGGTGGGTTTGGTCTGAACATCTTCctggttcagtttttttttgggtTTTCTGAGCTTCTAGCATCCCTCGTCTGTTTATGGGTGCTGGAGTTATCGGGGAGGAAAAAGTGTCTGATGGCAACCCTTATGACAGCCGGCTTTCTTTGCCTCTTGACCCTGGCTTTCCCTCGAG ACAGCGCTGTTGTCATCACCATCCTTGTAATAATGGGGAAGTTCTTTTTTAGCTGGGCTTCTTCAGTGTGTACGATCTATATTCAGGAGTTGTTCCCCACTTCTGTCAG ACAATCGGCTGTTGGCTTGGGCTACACAGCCTATAGAGTAGGAGGGCTGATGTCTTCGGTGCTGAACATGTTGGCCGTGTACCACTGGTCTGTACCCACCACAGTGTTCAGCAGCCTTGCTGTGGTCAGTGGGGCTCTTGTATTCCTGCTTCCTGAGACCAGTAAAAAGGAGCTTCCTGATTCAACCAGTGAGGCCAAAGGCAACAG GACTATAAGTGACGGGGAGACAGAAGGCAACTTGgctgaaaacaacagaaaatccaCCAAACTCTAA